The Arachis ipaensis cultivar K30076 chromosome B07, Araip1.1, whole genome shotgun sequence genome includes a window with the following:
- the LOC107607660 gene encoding uncharacterized protein LOC107607660 → MLKLLASYNKEVDAVVLENAPQNAIYTSPFIEKEIIHVFSRKVQNKIRNEIGNAKFYLIVDEARDESKREQMALVRFVDKHGFVKERLIDVVHVKDTTSATLKQEICSALSHHNLNIQNVRGQGHDGLALVAAAKEVVDVHTFFQSLSNIINIVCSSCKRNDELRAAYATEISHLVATNQIEIGRGVNQIGTLKRSGDTRWSSHFISICSLLRIFGATTSLLEDLATNGSTYSQRGDATYALKSLLSFHFVFILHMMKEIMGITDKLCQASAKISRHFECYASGFWYKVIDSIVKR, encoded by the exons atgttaaaattattagCTTCTTACAATAAAGAAGTGGATGCAGTTGTCTTGGAGAATGCTCCTCAAAATGCAATATACACATCACCTTTTATTGAAAAGGAAATTATACATGTTTTTTCTAGAAAGGTGCAAAATAAAATTCGCAATGAGATTGGTAATGCAAAGTTTTATTTGATTGTTGATGAAGCTAGAGATGAATCTAAAAGAGAACAAATGGCACTTGTTAGATTTGTTGATAAGCATGGATTTGTCAAAGAAAGGCTAATAGATGTTGTTCATGTCAAAGATACTACTTCTGCTACTCTAAAACAAGAGATTTGTTCTGCATTATCTCATCATAATCTCAACATTCAAAATGTTCGAGGTCAAGGGCATGACGGG CTAGCTCTTGTTGCTGCAGCTAAAGAAGTTGTTGATGTTCATACTTTTTTCCAAAGTTTAAGTAATATTATCAATATTGTGTGCTCTTCTTGCAAACGCAATGATGAATTACGAGCTGCTTATGCAACTGAAATTTCCCATTTAGTTGCAACTAATCAAATTGAAATAGGAAGGGGAGTTAATCAAATTGGCACATTAAAAAGATCAGGAGATACCAGATGGAGCTCTCACTTCATCTCAATTTGTAGCCTTTTACGTATTTTTGGAGCAACAACTTCACTTCTGGAAGATTTGGCTACTAATGGATCTACATATTCTCAACGTGGTGATGCTACTTATGCTCTTAAATCTTTATTATCATttcattttgttttcattttgcaTATGATGAAAGAAATCATGGGAATCACTGATAAACTTTGTCAAGCATCAGCAAAAATCTCAAGACATTTTGAATGCTATGCATCTGGTTTTTGGTACAAAGTCATTGATTCAATAGTTAAGAGATAG